From one Triticum urartu cultivar G1812 chromosome 3, Tu2.1, whole genome shotgun sequence genomic stretch:
- the LOC125545781 gene encoding uncharacterized protein LOC125545781 produces MYEATVDGKRCVALRKTMDGAYTMYKALLEFTHPNILKPVGIWEDPHCHDVAYIVFRGVDGTMEQLGGQTMFEEGDPYNGFSEHGFKMFRDIFSTIDHVNSHYAGEGTSSARNTQRELMQIRLDPPNIYYKMVDGEPLVLLGNMDIYYQGANGLKATHWNEIGGCLNSLFGHGNQASMELRELARFLMQGTVSYDDLLWQPGLWNANTKIEFIREIHFMVDMDRDAKNKLPYAQTEKGGQLMREPSLGLIHLMREFTKPKDENNIEREHKDNNLLHSVLFLRNKIVAHYDDEYKGFSGQKEKIGTTKAQIERYVQHSKGDYMILLARAIKKFHFFEVKPTI; encoded by the exons ATGTATGAAGCTACAGTTGATGGAAAGCGTTGCGTTGCTCTAAGGAAGACAATGGATGGTGCATATACCATGTACAAAGCTCTACTGGAATTTACTCATCCAAACATACTGAAGCCAGTGGGCATTTGGGAGGACCCACACTGCCATGACGTAGCATATATAGTGTTTAGGGGAGTTGACGGCACAATGGAACAACTTGGAGGACAAACAATGTTTGAGGAAGGTGACCCTTACAATGGCTTCTCTGAACACGGCTTTAAAATGTTTAG GGATATCTTCTCCACTATTGATCATGTCAACAGTCATTATGCTGGTGAGGGTACATCCAGTGCAAGAAACACTCAACGCGAATTAATGCAAATAAGGCTTGACCCGCCGAACATATATTACAAGATGGTGGATGGCGAGCCGTTGGTGTTATTAGGAAATATGGACATATATTATCAAGGAG CCAATGGTTTGAAAGCAACACACTGGAACGAGATTGGAGGCTGTCTAAATTCCTTGTTTGGGCACGGTAACCAAGCCAGTATGGAATTAAGGGAGTTGGCTCGCTTCTTAATGCAGGGAACAGTGAG TTATGACGACCTACTTTGGCAGCCGGGTTTATGGAATGCCAACACAAAGATTGAGTTCATCAGAGAAATACATTTTATGGTTGACATGGATCGTGATGCAAAAAACAAGCTACCATACGCACAGACAGAGAAAGGAGGTCAACTCATGAGGGAGCCGTCTCTTGGACTAATTCATCTCATGCGAGAGTTTACAAAACCAAAAGATGAGAATAACATCGAACGAGAACATAAGGATAACAACTTGCTTCACTCAGTTTTATTCTTGAGGAACAAAATTGTCGCTCACTACGATGACGAGTACAAAGGATTTTCAGGTCAAAAG GAGAAAATTGGGACAACTAAGGCTCAGATTGAGAGATATGTACAACATAGCAAGGGTGATTACATGATATTACTGGCGAGAGCCATAAAGAAGTTCCACTTCTTCGAG GTAAAACCGACTATATGA